Proteins co-encoded in one Columba livia isolate bColLiv1 breed racing homer chromosome 14, bColLiv1.pat.W.v2, whole genome shotgun sequence genomic window:
- the LOC135575437 gene encoding olfactory receptor 14A16-like has translation MYFFLLNLALLNLGSISTILPKSMANSLWDSRAISYLGCATQLFLFLFLITAEYCLPTVMSCDRYVAICKPLPYGTLLGSRACVHMAAAAWATGFLHALLHTANTFSLPLCKGNALGQFFCEIPQILKLSCSHSYLRELGFLIVSVCLGFGFFVFIVVSYVQILRAVLRIPSEQDGHKAFSTCLPHLAVDSLFISTVMFANLKPPSISSPSLDLVVSVLYSVVPPAIVISKVP, from the exons atgtacttcttcctgctcaacctcgccctcctcaaCCTGGGGtccatctccaccattctccccaagtccatggcaaattccctctgggattccagggccatctcatacttgggatgtgcgacacagctctttttgtttctcttcttaatCACAGCAGAATATTGTCTACCCACCGTCATGTCAtgtgaccgctacgttgccatctgcaaacccctgccctacgggaccctcctgggcagcagagcttgtgtccacatggcagcagctgcctgggccactgggtttctccatgctctgctgcacacggccaatacattttcactgccgctgtgcaagggcaatgccctgggccagttcttctgtgaaatcccccagatcctcaagctctcctgctcacactcttacctcagggaacttgggttTCTTATTGTCAGTGTCTGTTTaggatttggcttttttgttttcattgtggtgtcctatgtgcagatcttgagggcagtgctgaggatcccctctgagcaggatgggcacaaagccttttccacctgcctccctcacctggccgtggacTCTCTGTTCATCAGCACTGTCATGTTTGCCAACCTGAAGCCACCCTCCATCTCTTCTCCATCCCttgacctggtggtgtctgttctgtactcggtggttcctccagca ATTGTGATCTCAAAAGTGCCCTAG
- the LOC135575439 gene encoding olfactory receptor 14J1-like codes for LHYGTLLGSRACVHMAAAAWATGFLHALLHTANTFSLPLCKGNALDQFFCEIPQILKLSCSHSYLREIRLIVISVLLIFGCFVFIVVSYVQIFRAVLRIPSEQGRHKAFSTCLPHLAVVSLFLSTLMFAHLKPPSISSPSLDLVVSVLYSVVPPVSFWDTANDVQVFWACSEGNGRSTTLMVSV; via the exons ctgcactacgggaccctcctgggcagcagagcttgtgtccacatggcagcagctgcctgggccactgggtttctccatgctctgctgcacacggccaatacattttcactgcccctgtgcaagggcaatgccctggaccagttcttctgtgaaatcccccagatcctcaagctctcctgctcacactcctacctcagggagaTTCGCCTTATTGTGATAAGTGTCTTGCTAATATTcgggtgttttgtgttcattgtggtgtcctatgtgcagatatTCCGGGcagtgctgaggatcccctctgagcagggtcggcacaaagccttttccacctgcctccctcacctggccgtggtctccctgttcctcagcactctcatgtttgcccacctgaagcccccctccatctcctccccatccctggatctggtggtgtctgttctgtactcagtggtgcctcca GTgagtttctgggacacagcaaatgaCGTCCAAGTCTTCTGGGCCTGTTCAGAAGGCAACGGGAGGTCAACAACTCTGATGGTCTCTGTATGA
- the LOC135575440 gene encoding olfactory receptor 14J1-like: MVVSSNRYVAICKPLPYGTLLGSRACVHMAAAAWGSCFFYALLNTDNTFSIPLCQSNSWDQFFCEIPQILELSCSYSYLRELGIIVVSVLVVFVCFVFIVVSYVQIFRAVLRIPSEQGRHKAFSTCLPHLAVVSLFISIGALSYLKPPSISSPSLDLAVSFLYLVVPPAVNPLIYSMRNQELKDTLRKLMAECISKAIDFLSSAHHS, translated from the coding sequence ATGGTCGTGTCCTCcaaccgctacgttgccatctgcaaacccctgccctacgggaccctcctgggcagcagagcttgtgtccacatggcagcagctgcctggggcagCTGTTTTTTCTATGCTCTTCTGAACACAGACAATACATTTTCAATACCACTTTGCCAAAGTAATTCCtgggaccagttcttctgtgaaatcccccagatcctcgaGCTCTCCTGCTCATATTCCTATCTCAGGGAATTGGGGATTATTGTGGTCAGTGTCTTAGTAgtatttgtctgttttgtgttcattgtggtgtcctatgtgcagatcttcagggccgtgctgaggatcccctctgagcagggacggcacaaagccttttccacctgcctccctcacctggccgtggtctctcTCTTTATCAGCATTGGTGCATTATCCTACCTGAAACCTCCTTCCATCtcgtccccatccctggacctggcagtgtcatttctgtatttggtggttcctccagcagtgaaccccctcatctacagcatgaggaaccaggagctcaaggacaCCCTGAGGAAACTAATGGCTGaatgcatttcaaaagcaatagACTTCCTGTCTTCTGCACATCACTCATGA